A part of Aegilops tauschii subsp. strangulata cultivar AL8/78 chromosome 2, Aet v6.0, whole genome shotgun sequence genomic DNA contains:
- the LOC109761841 gene encoding homeobox-leucine zipper protein HOX14, translating to MDNQQLFGSSYVDTSFFAANGTAQRESQPKARRRRRRAARCGGGDGNGGEMDEGGDPKKRRLTDEQAEMLELSFREERKLETGRKVYLAAELGLDPKQVAVWFQNRRARHKSKTLEQEFARLKHAHDADILHKCHLENELLRLKEKLRATEEEVQRLRSAAGCHGASADGGDSAGAVSVCGGSPGSFFSTGTCQQHPGFSGADVLRPDDDLMMCVPEWFFA from the exons ATGGACAACCAGCAGCTCTTTGGTTCCTCCTACGTGGACACGTCTTTCTTCGCGGCCAATG GCACGGCGCAGCGGGAGAGTCAGCCGAAggctcggcgcaggcggcggagGGCCGCGAGATGCGGCGGAGGGGATGGTAACGGCGGGGAGATGGACGAAGGAGGGGACCCCAAGAAGCGGCGGCTCACCGATGAGCAGGCGGAGATGCTGGAGCTGAGCTTCCGGGAGGAGCGCAAGCTGGAGACTGGCCGGAAGGTGTATCTGGCCGCCGAGCTCGGGCTCGACCCCAAGCAGGTCGCCGTGTGGTTCCAGAACCGCCGCGCGCGCCACAAGAGCAAGACGCTCGAGCAGGAGTTCGCCAGGCTCAAGCACGCCCACGACGCAGACATCCTCCACAAATGCCACCTCGAGAACGAG CTGCTGAGGCTGAAGGAGAAGCTGAGAGCGACTGAGGAGGAGGTGCAGCGCCTCAGGTCGGCAGCTGGGTGCCACGGGGCATCCGCCGATGGCGGAGACTCAGCTGGCGCCGTTAGCGTGTGCGGCGGGAGCCCGGGCTCGTTCTTCTCGACGGGAACCTGCCAGCAGCATCCGGGTTTCAGCGGGGCAGACGTGCTGAGGCCGGACGATGACCTGATGATGTGCGTCCCCGAGTGGTTTTTCGCATGA